ATTTTGTTGGCGCGGCAGGTGAATGTGCCGTACGTGGTGGTATTTTTGAACAAGGTGGACATGGTGGAGGACAGTGAGCTGGTGGATCTGGTGGAGCTGGAGGTGCGGGAGCTGCTGAGTGAGTATGATTTTCCCGGGGACGAGATCCCGGTGATCCGGGGGAGTGCGCTGAAGGCGCTGGAGAGTGGGGATCCGGAGTCGGAGGCGGGGAGGGTGGTAGGGGAGTTGTTGGCGGCGGTGGACAGCTACATACCGGAGCCGGTGCGGGAGATTGACAAGCCGTTTCTCATGCCGGTGGAGGATGTGTTCAGCATCACGGGGCGTGGGACGGTGGCCACGGGGCGGATCGAGCGGGGGCAGGTGAAGGTGGGGGAGGAGGTGGAGATAGTGGGTCTTAGGGAGTCGAAGCGGAGTGTGGTGACGGGGGTGGAGATGTTCCGCAAGGTATTGGAGGCGGGGGTAGCGGGGGACAATGCGGGGCTCTTGTTGAGGGGAGTGGGTAAGGAGGAGATCGAGCGGGGGATGGTGCTGGCCAAGCCGGGGAGTATCACGCCCCACACGCGCTTCCAGGCGGAGGTGTACGTCTTGACCAAGGAGGAGGGGGGCCGCCACACGCCCTTTTTCCCGGGGTACCGGCCGCAGTTTTACTTTCGCACCACGGACGTGACGGGGAGTGTGCGGCTGCCGGAGGGTGTGGAGATGGTGATGCCTGGGGACAATGTGCAGATGGAGATCGAGCTGATCAGCCCGATTGCCATGGAGAAGGAGTTGCGCTTTGCCATCCGGGAGGGCGGGCGTACAGTGGGCGCGGGAGTGGTTACGGAGATCCTGGAGTAGGGCGGGCGCAAGCCCGACGCCCGGAGGCGGCGGGCCCAAGCCTTATCGGAAGCCCGCCGGGCGTACAGTGGGCGCGGGAGTGGTGACGGAGATCCTGGAGTAACGACACCATGGCAGGCAAGATCCGGATCCGGCTCAAGGCCTTCGATCACGCGGTGATCGATCAGACGGCGTCGGACATCGTGCGCACGGCGGAGAAGACGGGCGCGCGCGTGAGCGGGCCCATCCCGCTTCCCACCCGAGTCCAGCGCTGGACGGTTTTGCGCTCCCCGCACGTTGACAAGAAGAGTCGCGAGCAGTTCGAGCTGAAGACACACAAGCGGGTGATCGACATCATGGACTCGCGGCCGCAGACGATTGATGCCTTGACCAAGCTCGACCTGCCGGCGGGCGTCGATGTTGAGATCAAGGTGGACTGAGTGGTCGAGTTCGTGAGTACGGTCGGCCGAATGCGACGGTACTTGCGAATTCGACCACAAAGGTGGAACGGCCCATGGCGGGACTGATCGGACGCAAGCTGGGCATGACCCAGATCTTCGATGAGCGGGGGGCGCTCGTGCCCGTGACGGTGGTCGAGGCCGGCCCCTGCCCCGTGCTGCAGGTCAAGACGGCGGACTCCGATGGCTACGCTGCGATCCAGCTCGGCTTCGGCGCAAGAAAGGAGCGGCGCGTGCGCCGCGCGGAGCGTGGGCATGCCGGAAAGGCAGGACTCGCGCACACCCCCAGGGCGCTGCGCGAGTTCCGCGTTGACGCCCCGGAATCGTTCCAGGTCGGACAGCAGCTCACGGTGGACCAGTTCCATGTCGGTGAACGGGTGAAGGTCACGGGGGCGAGCAAGGGGCGCGGCTTCCAGGGGGTCGTGAAGCGCCACGGATTCCGCGGCCGGCCGGGGTCCCACGGCCACCCCAAGGCACGCAACCCGGGAACGCTGGGTCCGGGAACCAATCCCTCACGGGTCATCAAGGGGAAGAAGCTCCCCGGCCAGATGGGCAATACCCGCCACACGGAGCGCAACCTGCGGGTCGAGCGGATCGACGCCGAGCGCCACCTGCTCTTTGTCCGCGGCGCCGTGCCGGGCGCACGCAACAACCTGCTGCTGATCCGCAAGGCATGACGATGAAGGCAGATGAGGGGTGAGAGGCGCGAGAGGCTCAGCGATCTATGTTTAAGGCACCGGTTTTCACGGCGGACGGCGAGAAGCAGGGCGAG
This is a stretch of genomic DNA from Gemmatimonadota bacterium. It encodes these proteins:
- the tuf gene encoding elongation factor Tu translates to MMDDEELLELVELEMRELLTKYQFPGDEIPIVRGSALKALECESKDPNAPEYESERRHYAHVDCPGHADYVKNMITGAAQMDGAILVVSAADGPMPQTREHILLARQVNVPYVVVFLNKVDMVEDSELVDLVELEVRELLSEYDFPGDEIPVIRGSALKALESGDPESEAGRVVGELLAAVDSYIPEPVREIDKPFLMPVEDVFSITGRGTVATGRIERGQVKVGEEVEIVGLRESKRSVVTGVEMFRKVLEAGVAGDNAGLLLRGVGKEEIERGMVLAKPGSITPHTRFQAEVYVLTKEEGGRHTPFFPGYRPQFYFRTTDVTGSVRLPEGVEMVMPGDNVQMEIELISPIAMEKELRFAIREGGRTVGAGVVTEILE
- the rpsJ gene encoding 30S ribosomal protein S10; the encoded protein is MAGKIRIRLKAFDHAVIDQTASDIVRTAEKTGARVSGPIPLPTRVQRWTVLRSPHVDKKSREQFELKTHKRVIDIMDSRPQTIDALTKLDLPAGVDVEIKVD
- the rplC gene encoding 50S ribosomal protein L3 produces the protein MAGLIGRKLGMTQIFDERGALVPVTVVEAGPCPVLQVKTADSDGYAAIQLGFGARKERRVRRAERGHAGKAGLAHTPRALREFRVDAPESFQVGQQLTVDQFHVGERVKVTGASKGRGFQGVVKRHGFRGRPGSHGHPKARNPGTLGPGTNPSRVIKGKKLPGQMGNTRHTERNLRVERIDAERHLLFVRGAVPGARNNLLLIRKA